The DNA region TCGCATAAGAGACAAAACAACACGCCTAATCTAAGAATGCAATGTAGTAGAAGAGGCATGGAAGGACATCATCATTTTGCTAACTAAGAATTATAATCCTTTCCGTATACTCAGTAGGATCTCAGCTCTCCTTGAACCCAAGTAGTGCTGATATATCCCAAAGTATATATGATTTACTCCGGCACTATTTCGGACTATAGGAACAATGTATAACAATCAATATTACACTCTTCCTTTGTGATAttgttagcaaaaattttaagtcCACTCAATACTTGATATATCCTTTTTATCCTCTCTTCAATTTTGTACTCAGCAGTACTCATTTCTTCCTTAAATGAAATCATAGGTTATTTCCTTATCAAAAACAAAAAAACCcataatttttagatttaaatGAGCTAAAATTTATgtgaaaaaattataaatttcaattttcaaatatCATGTTCAGAATCATAGGATTTGAATAATAATTTATTGGACTGTATCACATCTTTTACTTTCATGATTTTTCATAAAATTATCAGGCACAAATTGACCCTCTTTCATCGGATTTGCAAAAATTTTGGGGCAATATATAAGACTAATTCCTTCATCTTTTCCTCTTTCAAACACATGGGGAAGAACtaaaataacagaattagaattatAATTCCATACGATTTTATGGTTCCAAACAAGAGGTAAACTTTACCAAACTGTGATCCCCTAAGCGAATAACAAAGAGAGAAAATGACATTATGAAGTATGACCAAGTCAAAATTTGTTTTTTTCCTCATTTTTTAACAAACAACTTAAAAGAACAAAAAGTGGATAAAAAAGGGGGGGATCCAAACTTGCAGAATAGCAGAGAAAGCATACCGCAGCACTCCAAACCGACCACGGAACACTTATCATTCCGATTCAGATCCATGATGAACTAATAACTATTACTAAATTCAGAACGGAAGGACAGACAGACTGGACAGGAATAGTTTAAACAAAATATCGGAAAACACAATATCAAGTATGGAAGGGAAGAGAGAAAGGCAGCAAACCTTGCGAGAAGGAAACGAAAGATAGACAGTGTCGGTGGTGAAATGAGGTGGAGGCCGGCGGCATTGCCCGGTGAGCGGTGCCGCCGCAATGAAACGAAGGCATAAAAATTAATACCCTAAAATTTTAAGTTGGGCCCGGTCCATGATCAAATCAGGTTCGGGTACGGTATCCTCTCAAGAGAACCCAAACCCGTGCGTTGGCTATCGGGTATGAATTTTAGGATCCGCGAAGGAAGGCCGCAAAAGAAGGCAACGGGAACGCAGTGCTGATCGGGACACCATTCTCCGTTTCTtgctcgatcgatcgatcgatcatggCGTCTTCCATCTCCTCTTCCGTTCTCCGCCTTCTTTCATCTCCCAGGATCCTCCCAAATCCCTCCGCTTTCTCCTCCATTAGCGCCTTCCTTCTCCCCTCGAGATCGCTCGTCTTCTCCTCCCCCATCTCCTTCCAACCCCTCCCCAAATCGCCCTCCTTAGCCGGCCCCCTCCGCGCACAACAGCAGCAGGAGGAAGATCAAGAAGCCACCGCCTCCATCGACGTCTCTCTCATCCCTCCCAAGCTCCGCGACATCATCGCCCTTTTCCAGTCCGTCCCCGAGCCCAAGGCCAAGTACCAGCAGCTCCTCCACTACGGCGCCCGGCTGCCGCCTCTCGATCCGGCCTTCAAGATCGACGCCTACCGAGTTCGCGGTTGCGTCTCCCAGGTCTGGGTCCGCGCCTTCGCAGACCCCGACGACCCCGCTGCCGTCCGCTTTGAGGCAGATTCCGACTCCGCCCTCACCAAGGGCCTCGCGGCCCTCCTCGTCTCGGGCCTTTCCGGTTCCCCTGCCACCGTGATTGCCCGAGTCCCACCCGACTTTGTTCAACTCCTTGGCCTCCGCCAGAGCCTGACTCCCTCCCGGAACAATGGATTCCTCAACATGTTAAAGCTCATGCAGCAGAAAGCCCTCCAGCTATACATAGAAGACGCCAAGGCAGAGAAAAATAAGGCCATAGAATCTGAGACGAAGGGTACGGGTAAAGTAGAGAAAGATCCAATCTTGGATCAAGAAAAAGCCAAGGAAATCAGCA from Zingiber officinale cultivar Zhangliang chromosome 4B, Zo_v1.1, whole genome shotgun sequence includes:
- the LOC121975437 gene encoding sufE-like protein 1, chloroplastic/mitochondrial; this encodes MASSISSSVLRLLSSPRILPNPSAFSSISAFLLPSRSLVFSSPISFQPLPKSPSLAGPLRAQQQQEEDQEATASIDVSLIPPKLRDIIALFQSVPEPKAKYQQLLHYGARLPPLDPAFKIDAYRVRGCVSQVWVRAFADPDDPAAVRFEADSDSALTKGLAALLVSGLSGSPATVIARVPPDFVQLLGLRQSLTPSRNNGFLNMLKLMQQKALQLYIEDAKAEKNKAIESETKGTGKVEKDPILDQEKAKEISRESLSPSNGSASPSISSVADKKDSSEIYGDGIGGRKKRIVVRLKQALSPVELEVKDVSYLHAGHAGVRGSADGETHFNVRAISKEFEGKSLVKRHRLIYDLLQEELQQGLHALSIDAKTPSEAQ